The Microscilla marina ATCC 23134 genome has a window encoding:
- a CDS encoding polysaccharide deacetylase family protein, with amino-acid sequence MRFFKTAWWVRQMFPQYTWKIDTQQPTIYLTFDDGPIPEVTEYVLDQLKQYQAKATFFCVGDNVRKHPDIYQQVVVHGHRTGNHTYHHLNGWKTEDEEYLTNIEQCYQIMNAASHSPHKPLFRPPYGKVKRSQMKSLVTRYQVIMWDVLTYDFDSTLEPEVCLQKAIGYTTPGSIVVFHDSVKSIDKLRYVLPRYLAHFAEQGFGFEAIGDET; translated from the coding sequence ATGCGTTTTTTTAAAACTGCCTGGTGGGTACGCCAAATGTTTCCTCAGTATACCTGGAAAATAGACACTCAACAACCCACTATTTACCTCACCTTCGACGATGGACCTATTCCAGAGGTAACCGAATATGTGCTGGATCAACTCAAGCAATACCAGGCAAAAGCCACGTTCTTTTGCGTGGGCGACAATGTTCGAAAACACCCCGATATTTATCAACAAGTGGTTGTCCACGGACACCGCACAGGTAACCATACTTACCACCATCTCAACGGATGGAAGACCGAAGACGAGGAATACTTGACCAATATAGAGCAGTGTTATCAAATTATGAATGCTGCCAGCCATTCGCCCCATAAACCCTTATTTCGCCCACCTTATGGTAAAGTAAAGCGTAGCCAAATGAAGTCCCTTGTTACCCGTTATCAGGTCATTATGTGGGATGTGCTCACCTATGACTTTGACTCCACCCTTGAGCCTGAGGTGTGTTTGCAAAAAGCGATAGGCTATACCACTCCTGGTTCTATTGTGGTTTTTCACGACAGTGTAAAGTCTATTGACAAACTACGGTATGTGCTGCCTCGCTACTTGGCACACTTTGCCGAACAAGGCTTTGGTTTTGAGGCGATTGGAGATGAAACATGA
- a CDS encoding glycosyltransferase family 2 protein: MMAVNIEIIKTPPTIVYLLIPLVIYLLFQAGLLVGLLGHKDLFKVTESKPTSQVTIMIAARNEATNILRCLQALQALDYPKSQLQILIGNDHSTDATAQIIQDFIADKPHFQLINIEQNLGKAKGKANVLAHLAQVAQGEWWLVTDADIVVPEGWVQAMLAALQSKVSGKQVGIVTGFTLVQGKRLFDKFQAIDWAYSLGLIKVWSNWGIPVTAMGNNMGICPAAYRKTGGYEQIPFSITEDFALFQAVVAQGYAFKNMIHPDMTALSEPVSTVSAWLHQRKRWMSGALQAPWFLSLFFGLHSSFWLLLLGLGWFSPFWAMGLAGVKLLIQCGFITITLQRAKQTHLVVYLALFEVYHVTFTWLMAVFYFLPVKVWWKGRKY; encoded by the coding sequence ATGATGGCTGTAAATATTGAAATAATAAAAACCCCACCTACCATCGTTTACCTACTCATTCCCTTAGTTATTTACCTCTTGTTCCAGGCTGGTCTGTTGGTGGGGTTGCTTGGGCACAAAGACTTGTTTAAGGTAACAGAGAGCAAACCCACGTCTCAAGTGACCATTATGATAGCTGCCCGCAACGAAGCCACCAATATCTTGCGTTGCCTGCAGGCATTACAAGCGCTTGATTATCCCAAAAGTCAGTTACAAATACTTATTGGCAACGACCACTCTACTGATGCTACCGCCCAAATCATCCAAGACTTTATTGCCGACAAACCCCACTTCCAATTGATAAACATCGAGCAAAACTTGGGCAAGGCAAAGGGCAAAGCAAATGTGTTGGCACATTTGGCGCAAGTAGCCCAAGGCGAATGGTGGTTGGTGACCGATGCTGACATTGTGGTGCCTGAGGGTTGGGTACAGGCAATGTTAGCGGCTTTGCAAAGCAAGGTTTCGGGTAAGCAAGTAGGCATTGTGACTGGGTTTACGCTGGTGCAGGGCAAACGCTTGTTTGATAAGTTTCAGGCCATAGACTGGGCTTATTCGCTGGGATTGATCAAGGTTTGGAGCAATTGGGGCATTCCAGTCACGGCCATGGGCAACAATATGGGAATATGCCCGGCAGCTTATCGCAAAACAGGGGGCTACGAACAAATTCCTTTTTCTATTACCGAAGATTTTGCCTTGTTTCAGGCAGTTGTAGCGCAAGGCTATGCTTTCAAAAATATGATTCATCCTGATATGACCGCCTTGTCTGAGCCAGTGTCTACTGTCAGCGCCTGGCTGCATCAACGCAAGCGTTGGATGTCGGGCGCTTTGCAAGCGCCTTGGTTTTTATCCTTATTTTTTGGTTTGCATAGTAGTTTTTGGCTCCTTTTATTGGGTTTAGGTTGGTTTTCGCCCTTTTGGGCCATGGGTTTGGCAGGAGTTAAGTTGTTGATTCAGTGTGGGTTTATTACTATTACATTACAACGGGCAAAACAAACTCATCTGGTTGTTTATCTGGCATTGTTTGAAGTATACCATGTGACATTTACCTGGCTCATGGCAGTGTTTTACTTTTTACCTGTCAAGGTATGGTGGAAGGGGAGAAAATATTAG
- a CDS encoding ABC transporter permease, producing MAKKNTENKRNKKTKKLKNLILSGKKQQQLKTPYYYVKKRLFANIPAVFGMIVICIAVVIALLGYSIMPDNTPNANDRVDQIKQQPPGFRARMLKIRKDRAVKQHNFFYKLLFGQESDYRIIPLADTSYQLLPPQIKALEAKLPANLIDSLKNKPKIISFLRPKADFDNMLRKIIGDQNTDKYLGTIIKQANQVLPYQIDGVSLTYLEFGGIKSSTIQLVDVVHSISTAKDIKVSGNRVTYYDLKDRARMTTAEELKQNFVKHNLEYRTFILGTDHTGRDMLSRLLFGVRISLGIGLVSVAISLMVGLTLGSLAGFFGGMVDSVIMWFMTVVWSIPGIMLVIAISLALQSRGVWVAFVAVGLTTWVEIARVVRGQILSVKEKLYIEAARALGMRSLRIIRVHIWPNIIGPLIVIITSNFASAILIEAGLSFLGLGVAPPMPSWGIMVADGFRLMTTPGGFYLVFFPSFCISLMVLAFNLFGNGLRDAFDPKTITR from the coding sequence ATGGCAAAAAAGAATACAGAAAATAAAAGAAACAAAAAGACCAAAAAGTTGAAAAACCTGATACTATCAGGTAAAAAACAACAGCAGTTAAAGACACCTTACTATTACGTCAAAAAACGACTCTTTGCCAATATTCCGGCAGTGTTTGGAATGATTGTAATTTGTATAGCAGTGGTCATTGCGTTGTTGGGGTATTCTATTATGCCAGACAACACACCCAACGCCAACGACAGGGTAGACCAGATCAAACAACAACCCCCAGGTTTTAGAGCCCGCATGCTCAAAATCAGAAAAGACCGCGCAGTAAAACAGCACAATTTTTTTTATAAACTACTCTTTGGGCAAGAAAGCGATTATCGCATTATACCCCTTGCTGATACTTCGTATCAGTTGTTGCCACCTCAAATAAAAGCATTAGAGGCAAAGTTGCCTGCCAACTTGATAGACAGTTTGAAGAACAAACCCAAAATAATCTCTTTTTTGCGCCCCAAGGCTGATTTTGACAATATGTTAAGAAAAATCATAGGCGATCAAAACACCGACAAATACTTGGGTACCATTATCAAACAAGCCAATCAGGTGTTGCCCTATCAGATAGATGGTGTAAGTTTAACTTACCTAGAGTTTGGAGGTATTAAATCATCAACGATACAGTTAGTAGATGTTGTGCATAGTATTTCTACAGCCAAAGATATCAAAGTAAGTGGTAACCGGGTGACTTATTATGATCTAAAAGACCGGGCAAGAATGACTACAGCGGAAGAGTTAAAACAAAACTTTGTCAAGCATAACCTAGAGTATCGCACCTTTATTTTGGGTACCGATCATACCGGGCGCGACATGCTCAGTCGTTTGTTGTTTGGGGTGCGTATTTCGTTGGGTATAGGCTTGGTATCAGTAGCTATCTCATTGATGGTAGGGCTCACATTAGGTTCGCTGGCTGGTTTTTTTGGAGGGATGGTTGACAGTGTCATCATGTGGTTTATGACCGTAGTATGGTCTATTCCGGGCATTATGTTGGTAATAGCCATTAGCCTTGCCTTGCAAAGTCGTGGGGTGTGGGTGGCCTTTGTAGCTGTAGGGCTCACTACCTGGGTAGAAATAGCCCGTGTGGTAAGAGGGCAAATATTATCTGTAAAAGAAAAATTATATATAGAAGCAGCCCGTGCTTTGGGAATGCGTAGCTTGCGTATTATACGGGTACACATCTGGCCAAATATCATTGGACCTTTGATCGTAATTATTACTTCTAATTTTGCTTCAGCAATACTAATAGAAGCTGGTTTGAGTTTTTTAGGTTTAGGGGTAGCGCCTCCTATGCCTTCGTGGGGAATTATGGTGGCCGATGGTTTCAGGCTTATGACTACGCCCGGTGGTTTTTATCTGGTGTTTTTCCCAAGCTTTTGTATCAGCCTAATGGTGTTGGCGTTTAATTTGTTTGGTAATGGACTACGTGACGCTTTCGACCCTAAAACGATAACTCGGTGA
- the ruvC gene encoding crossover junction endodeoxyribonuclease RuvC yields MEKKEGEKIIIGIDPGTQLMGYGLILVKGKKVSVVQYGVIHLAKYSNHALKLKKIFERVSQLVEEYLPDEMALEAPFMGKNVQAALKLGRAQGVAMSAALVRQIPIAEYAPRKVKQSVTGSGNASKEQVARMLEKQLNFTFHENDTLDASDALGVALCHYFQGKLGGMNKAKSWGSFLKDNPNRIAKK; encoded by the coding sequence ATGGAAAAAAAAGAAGGCGAAAAAATTATCATAGGCATCGATCCTGGTACTCAATTGATGGGCTACGGATTGATCCTGGTCAAAGGCAAAAAAGTAAGTGTCGTACAATACGGAGTAATTCATTTGGCAAAATACAGCAATCACGCACTAAAACTCAAAAAAATATTTGAAAGGGTAAGCCAGTTGGTAGAGGAGTACCTCCCCGACGAAATGGCACTGGAAGCGCCATTTATGGGCAAAAACGTGCAGGCCGCGCTCAAACTTGGCAGGGCACAGGGGGTGGCCATGTCAGCAGCTTTGGTACGACAAATACCTATAGCCGAGTACGCCCCTCGCAAAGTAAAACAATCGGTCACGGGTAGTGGCAATGCCTCCAAAGAACAAGTAGCAAGAATGTTGGAAAAACAACTGAACTTTACTTTTCACGAAAATGACACATTGGATGCCTCCGATGCCTTAGGTGTGGCGCTCTGCCATTACTTTCAAGGTAAACTTGGTGGTATGAACAAAGCAAAAAGCTGGGGAAGTTTTCTGAAAGACAACCCCAACAGGATTGCCAAGAAATAA
- a CDS encoding PP2C family protein-serine/threonine phosphatase: MYQKKFHLIELELNSILEITQVINNNAPEDSLYKMYKFTLQGNLQVEKLALYVFEDDDNKWQCKVDFGTNLDFSNIDLEAEALSDIRDISPVDHVDFSTESFNEFDVIIPVFHKDKVLAYVFLDSNESDSELNDVDTRFVQTLSNIIIVAIENKKLVRKQIRQETFKKELDIAKQVQSMLFPKSLPKTKSLQIEATYFPHHIVGGDYYDYIPVSDEEFVLCIADVSGKGVPAALLMSNFQASLRTLTRQTTDLNEIISELNSLIWQNAQGDHFITFFIGLYNTTTRQFNYINAGHNPAFLLYNNEAHQLHSGTTILGIFDPLPFINQKSVDNIDEFLLFSYTDGITETSNPEGEEYGIERLMEFITKNRDMDVTKLHNQLIREIQMFKQENQYSDDITMLSCRYTQEEDDEG, from the coding sequence ATGTATCAGAAGAAATTTCATTTGATTGAACTAGAGCTTAACTCGATTCTTGAGATTACTCAAGTAATTAATAACAATGCTCCGGAAGACTCTTTGTACAAAATGTACAAATTTACACTTCAGGGTAATTTACAAGTAGAAAAGCTTGCCCTCTATGTTTTTGAAGATGATGACAACAAGTGGCAGTGCAAGGTAGACTTTGGTACCAATCTCGATTTTTCTAACATAGACCTGGAAGCGGAAGCCCTTTCCGACATTCGTGACATTTCTCCGGTAGACCATGTAGACTTTTCTACCGAATCTTTTAATGAGTTTGATGTAATTATTCCGGTTTTTCATAAAGACAAGGTGCTTGCCTATGTGTTTCTTGATTCTAATGAAAGCGATTCAGAGCTAAATGATGTAGATACCCGCTTTGTGCAAACCTTGAGTAATATCATCATTGTGGCCATTGAAAATAAGAAGTTGGTGCGTAAGCAAATCAGACAGGAAACCTTTAAAAAAGAACTTGATATTGCCAAACAAGTGCAATCTATGCTTTTTCCTAAGTCGTTGCCCAAAACCAAATCTCTGCAGATTGAGGCTACCTATTTTCCTCACCATATAGTAGGGGGTGACTATTACGATTACATTCCAGTGTCAGACGAAGAGTTTGTACTGTGTATTGCCGACGTATCGGGCAAGGGAGTGCCAGCAGCCCTGCTAATGTCTAACTTCCAGGCATCGTTGCGTACCCTTACCCGCCAAACGACTGATTTAAACGAAATCATTAGTGAGTTGAATAGCCTGATCTGGCAAAATGCCCAAGGTGATCATTTCATTACCTTTTTTATAGGGCTATACAATACAACTACCCGCCAGTTTAACTACATCAATGCGGGACACAATCCTGCGTTTTTGTTGTATAACAATGAAGCCCACCAACTACACAGCGGCACTACTATTTTAGGTATTTTTGATCCACTGCCTTTCATCAACCAAAAAAGTGTAGACAATATAGACGAGTTTCTGTTGTTTAGTTATACCGATGGTATTACAGAAACCTCTAACCCTGAAGGCGAAGAATATGGCATTGAACGTTTGATGGAGTTTATCACCAAAAACCGTGATATGGATGTAACTAAACTACACAATCAACTGATTCGAGAGATTCAGATGTTTAAACAAGAAAACCAGTACAGTGACGACATTACCATGTTATCTTGTCGCTATACCCAAGAAGAAGATGATGAAGGCTAA
- a CDS encoding C1 family peptidase, whose product MKYIYTFLILCMAGQLSAQQLPGFTIVKKNDATSIKNQSRSGTCWSFAAVSFIESELLRQGKRPLDLSEMYIARMIYQQKATMYVRMMGHSFFTAGGQPHDVMNAIRDFGIVPESVYSGRIHGEQYHNHARLDTAAKKFVVSISKKKGRQLPVNWQADFSAILDAQLGNVPQTFAYQGKRYTPQSYAKTQVGLNTNDYITLTSYNHHPFYQPFCLESRYNWSFGLYHNVPLNEFMQTIDYALEQGYTLVWNGDVTEKTFKFRSSLATIPGNQNIDQQMRQASFDNHATTVDHVMHIVGIAQKGKEKYYIVKNSWGTHNQCGGYMYLSEGFIKLKTVSLMLHKEALLKILKKKLKF is encoded by the coding sequence ATGAAATATATCTATACTTTTCTTATACTTTGTATGGCAGGGCAACTTTCGGCACAGCAACTTCCGGGGTTTACCATTGTTAAAAAAAATGATGCTACCTCTATCAAAAACCAAAGCAGATCGGGTACCTGCTGGAGTTTTGCCGCAGTATCTTTTATCGAGAGTGAATTGTTGCGTCAGGGGAAACGACCCCTCGACTTGTCTGAAATGTATATTGCCCGTATGATTTATCAACAAAAAGCCACCATGTATGTACGTATGATGGGGCACTCATTTTTTACAGCAGGTGGGCAACCCCACGATGTAATGAATGCTATACGTGATTTTGGTATTGTACCCGAAAGTGTGTATTCGGGCAGAATACACGGCGAGCAGTATCACAACCACGCTAGGTTAGACACTGCCGCAAAAAAATTTGTAGTAAGTATCAGTAAGAAAAAGGGGCGTCAACTTCCGGTAAACTGGCAGGCAGATTTTTCGGCAATATTAGATGCTCAACTGGGCAATGTACCCCAAACATTTGCCTACCAAGGCAAAAGATATACTCCTCAGAGCTACGCCAAAACCCAGGTAGGTTTAAATACCAACGACTATATAACCCTCACTTCTTATAACCATCACCCTTTTTACCAGCCTTTTTGTCTTGAGTCGCGTTACAACTGGTCGTTTGGTTTATACCATAATGTGCCACTCAACGAGTTTATGCAAACGATTGACTATGCCCTGGAGCAGGGGTATACATTGGTATGGAACGGCGATGTTACCGAAAAAACATTCAAGTTTCGTTCATCGCTGGCAACTATTCCGGGCAATCAAAACATTGACCAGCAAATGCGGCAAGCCAGCTTCGACAACCACGCCACTACCGTAGACCACGTGATGCACATTGTAGGCATTGCCCAAAAAGGCAAAGAGAAATACTACATTGTGAAAAATTCGTGGGGCACCCACAACCAGTGTGGAGGCTATATGTATTTGTCAGAGGGTTTTATCAAACTCAAAACAGTATCGTTGATGTTGCACAAAGAGGCGTTGCTTAAAATTCTCAAGAAGAAATTAAAGTTTTAG
- a CDS encoding glycosyltransferase family 2 protein codes for MEIIITVILTIYAFFAAYLTFGWIKIPFFRIQANPMSFHETSCVLSVVIVVRNEAENILALLQDLSAQTLTKDLFEVIIVNDHSTDQTVALVEAYAGQADFRLQLLHLHQNEVEASPKKAGIHKAIQAAQGTYVVTTDGDCRVLPGWLQVYYTFYQQYAAQLVSGAVTFAPANHLFAQVQVVEFASLIGSGAASLQLGNPNMCNGANLSYSKAAFEAVGGFAGTEHLASGDDEFLMHKIAQKYPQGIYFVKHPQSIVSTRPVPTLNKFFHQRKRWASKWSFYKDYKVKMLAFFIFLCNFGLLFAFLAYLFGGYSANAFLTQISIKCIVEFIFLSLVLNYLKKRKFIWWIPIVQAIYPLYVVFFGLLAQHKGAYDWKGRKLS; via the coding sequence TTGGAGATTATTATTACTGTAATTCTTACAATTTATGCTTTTTTTGCGGCATATTTGACTTTTGGTTGGATAAAAATTCCTTTTTTTCGTATCCAGGCAAACCCTATGAGTTTTCACGAAACATCTTGCGTGTTGTCGGTGGTGATAGTGGTACGCAACGAAGCCGAAAACATCCTGGCTTTGTTGCAGGATTTGAGTGCCCAAACCTTGACCAAAGACTTGTTTGAGGTAATCATAGTAAACGATCACTCTACCGACCAGACCGTGGCCTTGGTAGAAGCGTATGCTGGGCAAGCAGATTTTCGCCTTCAGTTGTTGCATTTGCACCAAAATGAAGTAGAAGCGTCTCCCAAAAAAGCGGGTATTCATAAGGCAATTCAGGCAGCACAGGGTACCTATGTGGTTACTACCGATGGTGACTGTAGAGTATTGCCTGGGTGGTTGCAAGTGTACTATACGTTTTATCAACAATATGCCGCACAACTCGTCAGTGGGGCGGTTACCTTTGCTCCAGCCAACCATTTGTTTGCCCAAGTACAAGTAGTAGAGTTTGCCAGTTTGATAGGCTCTGGAGCGGCTTCGCTACAGCTGGGTAACCCCAATATGTGCAATGGAGCAAACCTTTCATACAGTAAAGCTGCTTTTGAGGCAGTAGGTGGTTTTGCTGGTACCGAACACCTGGCCTCAGGTGATGATGAATTTTTGATGCACAAAATTGCCCAAAAGTATCCCCAAGGTATCTATTTTGTCAAACACCCCCAAAGTATCGTCAGTACACGCCCGGTACCTACCTTAAACAAATTTTTTCATCAGCGTAAAAGGTGGGCGAGTAAATGGAGCTTTTACAAGGATTATAAAGTCAAAATGCTCGCTTTTTTTATCTTTCTTTGTAATTTTGGTTTATTGTTCGCTTTTTTGGCGTACCTTTTTGGAGGATATTCTGCAAATGCGTTTTTGACACAAATAAGCATCAAATGCATAGTTGAATTTATCTTTTTAAGTTTAGTGCTAAACTATCTCAAAAAAAGAAAGTTTATTTGGTGGATACCTATAGTTCAAGCCATTTATCCTTTATATGTTGTTTTTTTTGGCTTATTGGCTCAACACAAGGGAGCTTATGACTGGAAAGGAAGAAAATTGAGTTAG